A region of Polyangiaceae bacterium DNA encodes the following proteins:
- a CDS encoding FAD binding domain-containing protein, with product MLPLPLFDHHRPRTLSAAIDLLARLGSKAVVIAGGTDVLPNMKQGLVEPEHVVSIGGIDELRGISVDVSADGAERLVVGAGMRLSEVADSIVVRRWAPALAEAAGQVGGPHHRAMGTLGGNICLDTRCRYYNQTYFWRKSLGFCLKKDGTVCHVVRGGQKCVAAASNDTAPALLALDADIHVLGPSGSRVLAANDFYTADGIKNTVLEPGELVVRVSIPRRSTRRSAFEKLRRRGAIDFPLLSVAVRVDLSDHEPLRIDAADVVVSALGARPRRVRAATTVRPGTPIETVVRDVSRGAYTECKPLPNVDEDTEWRREMVPQLVERALRRVIDA from the coding sequence CGCACGCTATCCGCTGCGATCGATCTGCTCGCGCGTCTCGGAAGCAAAGCCGTCGTCATCGCCGGCGGCACCGACGTGCTGCCGAACATGAAGCAGGGACTCGTGGAGCCCGAGCATGTCGTGTCCATCGGTGGGATCGACGAGCTTCGAGGCATCTCGGTCGACGTTTCAGCAGATGGCGCCGAGCGGCTCGTCGTTGGCGCAGGGATGCGTTTGTCCGAGGTCGCGGACAGCATCGTCGTGCGCAGGTGGGCGCCTGCGCTTGCGGAAGCTGCTGGCCAAGTGGGCGGACCGCATCACCGAGCGATGGGAACGCTGGGCGGCAACATCTGCCTCGACACGCGCTGTCGCTACTACAACCAGACGTATTTCTGGCGCAAATCGCTAGGGTTTTGCCTGAAGAAAGACGGCACGGTTTGTCACGTCGTACGCGGCGGACAGAAGTGCGTCGCGGCCGCATCGAACGACACGGCGCCTGCGCTGCTCGCGCTCGATGCGGACATTCACGTGCTCGGTCCGAGTGGTTCTCGCGTCCTTGCAGCGAACGATTTCTACACGGCGGACGGCATCAAAAACACGGTGCTCGAACCGGGTGAGCTCGTCGTGCGCGTGTCGATTCCGCGTCGATCGACCCGGCGTTCTGCCTTCGAAAAGCTTCGTCGTCGTGGAGCGATCGACTTTCCGCTCCTGTCGGTCGCCGTGCGCGTGGATCTGTCCGACCACGAACCTCTTCGCATCGATGCGGCCGATGTCGTCGTTTCCGCGCTCGGAGCGCGTCCTCGTCGAGTGCGTGCTGCGACGACGGTTCGTCCAGGTACACCCATCGAAACGGTTGTCCGGGATGTCTCGCGCGGGGCGTATACGGAATGCAAGCCGCTGCCGAACGTCGACGAGGACACCGAATGGCGGCGCGAGATGGTTCCGCAGCTCGTCGAACGCGCGTTACGTCGCGTCATCGATGCGTGA
- the ndhC gene encoding NADH-quinone oxidoreductase subunit A: MATYVPLFLLFAIAAVLAGVMFTATTLLGPKNPTPEKMIPYECGSETTGGRFVKPSVKFYLTAILFVVFDIEAVLIYPWAVEFDSLGWVGLASMGSFVALLVVALLYVWKKGALEWET; encoded by the coding sequence ATGGCCACCTACGTCCCTCTCTTTTTGCTCTTCGCCATCGCGGCAGTACTCGCCGGCGTGATGTTCACCGCCACGACACTGCTCGGGCCGAAGAATCCGACGCCCGAAAAGATGATCCCGTACGAATGCGGGAGTGAAACGACCGGCGGCCGATTCGTGAAGCCGAGCGTGAAGTTTTACCTGACCGCCATTCTCTTCGTCGTTTTCGACATCGAAGCCGTGCTCATCTACCCGTGGGCCGTCGAGTTCGACTCGCTGGGTTGGGTGGGGCTTGCGTCGATGGGATCGTTCGTGGCCTTGCTCGTGGTGGCCCTCTTGTACGTCTGGAAGAAGGGAGCGCTCGAATGGGAGACATGA
- the nuoB gene encoding NADH-quinone oxidoreductase subunit NuoB gives MTAPGTSVRVIEGSETGFATTKLDALLNWAKKYSLFQYPFVTACCGMEFMAMASPRFDMARFGAEAPRFSPRQADLLWVVGTISQRQAPALRRIYEQMADPKWVLAFGTCASCGGFYDNYTTVAGIDKIIPVDVYVPGCPPRPEAVLDGLMLLQDKIARGDREPGIVKPRRDAAVLGGNLVKLGKKDKAAT, from the coding sequence ATGACTGCACCGGGCACATCGGTTCGAGTTATCGAGGGCTCGGAGACGGGTTTTGCGACGACCAAGCTCGACGCGCTTTTGAACTGGGCGAAGAAGTACTCGCTTTTTCAGTACCCGTTCGTCACGGCGTGTTGCGGCATGGAGTTCATGGCGATGGCGAGCCCTCGCTTCGACATGGCTCGTTTCGGTGCCGAAGCGCCGCGTTTTTCGCCGCGCCAAGCGGACTTGCTCTGGGTTGTCGGGACAATCAGCCAGCGTCAAGCGCCGGCACTGCGGCGCATCTATGAGCAGATGGCGGACCCGAAGTGGGTGCTCGCCTTCGGCACGTGCGCTTCTTGCGGCGGGTTTTACGACAACTACACGACCGTGGCGGGCATCGACAAAATCATCCCGGTCGACGTGTACGTCCCTGGATGTCCTCCGCGCCCCGAAGCGGTCCTCGATGGGCTCATGCTCTTGCAGGACAAGATTGCGCGTGGCGATCGCGAACCGGGCATCGTCAAACCACGCCGCGATGCAGCCGTGCTCGGCGGAAACCTCGTCAAGCTCGGCAAGAAGGACAAGGCGGCCACATGA
- a CDS encoding NADH-quinone oxidoreductase subunit C, whose translation MSKRVLEILGEKFGHDVLETHSQFGDDTAVVSPARWLEIARFLRDDPRCAMNMFVDITAVDYLGRQTQRFEVVMHLRSLERGHRIRLKARVGDEDGQNAEIDSVVSVWKGANWFERETFDMFGVVFRGHPDLRRILMYPEFVGYPLRKDYPADKIQPLIEFRKVQDKLPPFGPDEGMSFGRQTHDYRRDEPGGEAN comes from the coding sequence ATGAGCAAGCGAGTGCTCGAAATTCTCGGCGAAAAATTCGGGCATGACGTGCTCGAAACGCATTCGCAATTCGGCGATGACACGGCGGTGGTCAGCCCCGCACGGTGGCTCGAAATCGCGAGGTTTCTCCGCGACGATCCTCGGTGCGCGATGAACATGTTCGTCGACATCACGGCCGTGGATTACTTGGGCAGGCAGACGCAGCGATTCGAGGTGGTGATGCATCTGCGTTCGCTCGAACGTGGGCATCGCATTCGTTTGAAGGCGCGCGTCGGCGATGAAGATGGTCAAAACGCGGAGATCGATTCGGTCGTGTCCGTGTGGAAGGGCGCGAATTGGTTCGAGCGTGAAACATTCGACATGTTCGGCGTCGTCTTCCGCGGCCATCCGGATCTGCGACGAATCCTGATGTACCCCGAGTTCGTCGGGTATCCGCTGCGCAAGGATTATCCGGCGGACAAGATCCAACCGCTCATCGAGTTCCGCAAAGTACAGGACAAACTACCGCCGTTTGGCCCAGATGAAGGCATGTCGTTCGGCCGGCAGACCCACGACTATCGTCGGGACGAACCCGGCGGCGAGGCGAACTGA
- a CDS encoding NADH-quinone oxidoreductase subunit D, which produces MEPLDRDLEEGLLELPSEPMMLNMGPSHPAMHGTVRIVLELSGEQILKADVQIGYLHRGFEKMCERGTWSQVFPYVDRCNYVSPMLNNVGYALAVEKMLGVTVPERCQYYRVVLGELARICDHMICSGAMCMELGAFTPFLYYARARENIWDIFEEETGARVTHSFGRVGGMANPPSKYFKDMVRAAVPRVLALVAEGEKMLLKNRIFLDRLEGVGVMKKEDALALGWTGIVLRACGVPYDVRKAHPYMVYDRMDFDVPVGTTGDNYDRFMCRQEEIRQAARIIEQALAQMPDDGPINVEDARIVMPPKNEVYTTIEATIQHFKIVMEGIKVPAGECYSYTEAGNGELGFYLVSDGSGTPFRVRIRPPCFATTQGLEQLIKGAMIPDVVPTFGSLNMIGGECDH; this is translated from the coding sequence ATGGAACCGCTAGATCGAGATCTCGAAGAGGGGCTACTCGAGCTGCCCAGCGAGCCGATGATGCTCAACATGGGTCCGTCGCATCCCGCGATGCACGGCACCGTGCGCATCGTGCTCGAGCTGTCCGGCGAGCAGATTCTCAAGGCCGACGTGCAGATTGGATACTTGCATCGCGGCTTCGAGAAGATGTGTGAACGCGGCACGTGGTCGCAGGTTTTCCCCTACGTCGACCGCTGCAACTACGTCTCGCCGATGCTCAACAACGTGGGCTACGCGCTCGCGGTGGAGAAGATGCTCGGCGTGACCGTCCCCGAGCGCTGCCAGTACTACCGCGTGGTCTTGGGCGAGCTCGCGCGCATCTGCGATCACATGATCTGCTCGGGCGCCATGTGCATGGAGCTCGGAGCGTTCACGCCGTTTCTCTATTACGCCCGCGCTCGCGAAAACATTTGGGACATCTTCGAGGAAGAGACGGGCGCGCGCGTCACGCACAGCTTCGGGCGAGTGGGTGGCATGGCCAATCCGCCATCGAAGTACTTCAAGGACATGGTTCGCGCGGCGGTTCCGCGCGTCCTCGCGCTCGTTGCCGAAGGCGAGAAGATGCTGCTCAAAAACCGCATTTTCCTCGACCGACTCGAAGGCGTCGGCGTGATGAAGAAGGAAGACGCGCTCGCGCTTGGATGGACGGGCATCGTGCTTCGCGCGTGCGGCGTGCCGTACGACGTGCGTAAGGCGCATCCGTACATGGTTTACGACCGTATGGATTTCGACGTGCCGGTCGGCACCACAGGCGACAACTACGATCGCTTCATGTGCCGGCAGGAAGAGATTCGGCAGGCGGCGCGCATCATCGAACAAGCATTGGCGCAGATGCCGGACGACGGACCGATCAACGTCGAGGACGCGCGCATCGTGATGCCTCCGAAGAACGAGGTGTACACGACGATCGAGGCGACGATTCAGCACTTCAAGATCGTCATGGAGGGCATCAAGGTGCCCGCGGGCGAGTGTTACTCGTACACCGAAGCAGGTAACGGCGAGCTCGGGTTTTACCTGGTCTCCGATGGAAGCGGCACGCCGTTCCGCGTGCGTATTCGACCTCCCTGCTTCGCGACGACGCAGGGACTCGAACAACTCATCAAGGGCGCAATGATTCCCGATGTCGTGCCGACGTTTGGTTCGCTCAACATGATCGGCGGGGAGTGCGATCACTGA
- a CDS encoding (2Fe-2S)-binding protein, translating into MATIKIDGREIPFEQGDTIIRAAHRAGIDIPHYCWHPGLSVAANCRMCLVEVLPPPGRPAMQLDILRWDAKKGDYVPARKPKLVPACQQGCTPGMEVLSSTSEHVEEARSAVQELLLLNHPVDCPICDQAGECRLQDYWLEHQRTGKRMQQEVVHKPKAVVFGPTIVYDAERCIICTRCVRFCEEVVQDPVLSVRERGNLNEIVVSPGKQLDHDYTLMTEHVCPVGALTSVDFRFKARVWFLRSARTVCQGCATGCNAYLDYDPRNNTPYRHRPRDNEHVNKYWMCDEGMLSYKRAVENRLTSALVGGEDATIEDALDAVKEQLAGFGDDASRVAIVLSAQHSNEDNYALLTLTRTFVGAKNLYVSGRPLGRGDKILMSEDKNPNTRGVMQLAGSMAPKPIAALLDAVKAGKYSFVIALGSELEVDEKEALGVLSKLKGLVTIASHDGPLVRAAHVALPAAAWAETDGTYVNRQGLAQRSEPALRPRGDATPGWDLVTRVGKKLGYAMTFKSLSDVRRALSAETRTDGGANGAARTDADRAATKPEVSA; encoded by the coding sequence ATGGCAACAATCAAGATCGACGGGCGCGAGATTCCCTTTGAACAAGGGGACACCATCATCCGCGCGGCTCACCGCGCCGGGATCGACATCCCGCATTACTGCTGGCATCCGGGGCTCAGCGTAGCCGCCAACTGCCGCATGTGTTTGGTCGAGGTGCTGCCGCCGCCTGGGCGTCCGGCCATGCAGCTCGACATCCTTCGTTGGGACGCCAAAAAAGGCGACTACGTCCCGGCCCGCAAGCCGAAGCTCGTTCCTGCGTGCCAGCAGGGATGCACGCCGGGCATGGAAGTCCTTTCGTCGACCAGCGAGCACGTCGAGGAGGCGCGTTCTGCCGTTCAGGAGCTACTGCTCCTGAACCATCCGGTCGATTGCCCCATCTGCGATCAAGCGGGTGAATGCCGCCTGCAAGACTACTGGCTCGAGCATCAGCGCACGGGCAAGCGGATGCAGCAGGAAGTGGTGCACAAGCCCAAGGCGGTCGTTTTTGGTCCAACGATCGTTTACGACGCCGAACGCTGCATCATCTGCACGCGTTGCGTTCGTTTCTGCGAGGAGGTCGTGCAGGACCCCGTCCTCAGCGTGCGCGAACGCGGCAACCTCAACGAGATCGTCGTTTCTCCCGGCAAACAGCTCGACCACGACTACACGCTCATGACCGAGCATGTTTGTCCCGTCGGAGCGCTCACGTCGGTCGATTTCCGCTTCAAGGCTCGCGTGTGGTTCTTGCGCAGCGCTCGCACGGTTTGTCAGGGCTGCGCGACCGGGTGCAACGCGTACCTCGATTACGATCCGCGCAACAACACGCCGTACCGTCATCGCCCGCGCGACAACGAGCACGTGAACAAGTACTGGATGTGTGACGAGGGCATGCTTTCGTACAAGCGCGCCGTCGAAAACCGCCTCACTTCGGCGCTCGTCGGTGGCGAAGACGCGACGATCGAAGACGCGCTCGACGCCGTCAAAGAGCAGCTCGCAGGGTTTGGCGATGATGCTTCACGCGTGGCCATCGTGCTGAGCGCTCAGCACTCGAACGAAGACAACTACGCGCTGCTCACGCTCACGCGAACGTTTGTCGGGGCCAAGAACCTGTACGTGTCGGGGCGGCCGCTGGGACGCGGCGACAAGATCCTCATGAGCGAGGACAAGAACCCGAACACGCGGGGCGTCATGCAGCTTGCGGGGAGCATGGCTCCGAAGCCGATCGCCGCGCTTCTCGATGCGGTGAAGGCTGGCAAGTACTCGTTCGTCATCGCGCTCGGCTCTGAGCTCGAAGTCGACGAGAAAGAAGCGCTCGGCGTTCTTTCGAAGCTGAAGGGTCTCGTCACGATCGCTTCGCACGACGGACCGCTCGTACGAGCAGCGCATGTCGCGCTGCCCGCGGCGGCGTGGGCCGAAACGGACGGTACCTACGTCAATCGGCAAGGTTTGGCGCAGCGAAGCGAACCGGCACTCAGGCCTCGCGGTGACGCTACGCCCGGCTGGGATTTGGTTACGCGCGTAGGCAAAAAGCTCGGTTACGCGATGACGTTCAAGTCGCTCTCCGATGTGCGTCGGGCGCTTTCGGCCGAGACGCGCACGGATGGCGGCGCAAATGGTGCAGCACGTACGGATGCCGATCGGGCGGCGACGAAGCCCGAGGTGAGCGCATGA
- a CDS encoding NADH-quinone oxidoreductase subunit H translates to MNLVELVLTVGKIAIVLGFFLNLAALGVWADRRQGAMVQDRVGPNRAVVHLPNMLARLIVLLPPALFGVLSIFLALGNVTPRLAHERALVNVQLTVLVTWLSLLVLCVTVQRGGAINKLEEMFEDIDPRSIFFGGLGLHALGLVAMRFVTLDGAPAAARITGFVLGGVFLLVGLYATSRVPEGSIPLRLAGTLHALADTIKMIFKEDFVPKNADRLLHSLAPMIAIFPAIVVTAVLPFGNDLCFADNGDKVFGFADLGNLVNAVPASGACAGWRVPLQIADLNVGILYIFAMSSTGIIGAAIAGWASDNKFSLLGGLRACSQMVSYEVAMGLALVGLFLVYDSVRLGDMAVWQGQNAWGVFVQPAGFLLFLTALCAETKRVPFDQPEGESEIVAGYFLEYSGFKWGMFMVGEYLEMCFASALLVALFFGGYSLPFIHPDGLRIAFGDAILYEYKMTHLAVTVISVLGFFGKVVLVTWFQVFFRWTLPRFRYDQLMKLGWTKLLPLAIANMMLTAVVVLAARSAGPAVASWLKILADLSQALIAVLTLAGFVALVVGLLEPVERKKFLASSAARFAAAMGGVKAEPRQA, encoded by the coding sequence ATGAATCTCGTTGAACTCGTCTTGACGGTCGGGAAAATCGCCATCGTTCTCGGGTTTTTCCTGAACCTTGCGGCGCTCGGCGTTTGGGCGGACAGGCGCCAAGGCGCGATGGTGCAGGACCGCGTCGGCCCGAACCGCGCCGTCGTGCACCTGCCGAACATGCTCGCGCGCCTCATTGTGCTGCTCCCGCCGGCGCTCTTCGGCGTCTTGTCGATCTTCCTGGCACTGGGCAACGTCACGCCACGCCTCGCGCATGAACGAGCTCTCGTGAACGTACAGCTCACGGTGCTGGTCACGTGGCTCAGCTTGCTCGTCTTGTGTGTGACGGTGCAGCGCGGAGGCGCGATCAACAAGCTCGAGGAGATGTTCGAGGACATCGATCCAAGGTCGATCTTCTTCGGCGGTCTCGGTCTGCATGCACTCGGCCTCGTCGCGATGCGTTTCGTGACGCTCGACGGCGCACCGGCCGCTGCGCGAATCACCGGGTTTGTCCTCGGCGGCGTGTTTCTCCTCGTGGGCCTCTACGCCACGTCGCGCGTTCCCGAGGGGTCGATTCCGCTTCGTTTGGCGGGCACGCTGCACGCGCTCGCAGACACCATCAAGATGATCTTCAAGGAGGACTTCGTCCCGAAGAACGCGGACAGACTCCTTCACTCGCTCGCCCCAATGATCGCCATTTTCCCGGCGATCGTGGTGACGGCGGTGCTTCCGTTCGGCAATGACCTCTGCTTTGCCGACAACGGCGACAAGGTCTTTGGATTCGCCGACTTGGGCAACCTCGTGAACGCCGTTCCCGCGAGCGGCGCATGTGCAGGCTGGCGCGTGCCGCTGCAAATCGCCGACCTCAACGTGGGCATCCTGTACATCTTCGCGATGTCCAGCACCGGCATCATCGGAGCAGCCATCGCTGGCTGGGCGAGCGACAACAAGTTCTCGCTGCTCGGCGGCCTTCGCGCATGCAGCCAGATGGTTTCGTACGAAGTCGCGATGGGTCTCGCGCTCGTTGGCTTGTTCCTCGTTTACGACAGCGTGCGTCTCGGCGACATGGCGGTTTGGCAAGGCCAGAACGCGTGGGGCGTCTTCGTGCAACCCGCCGGCTTCTTGCTGTTCCTCACGGCCCTTTGTGCTGAAACGAAACGCGTTCCGTTCGATCAGCCCGAAGGCGAGAGCGAAATCGTCGCGGGCTACTTCCTCGAGTACTCCGGCTTCAAGTGGGGCATGTTCATGGTCGGCGAATACCTCGAGATGTGTTTCGCCAGCGCGCTGCTCGTAGCTCTCTTCTTCGGCGGCTACTCGCTCCCCTTCATCCATCCGGATGGATTGCGAATCGCATTCGGTGACGCGATTCTCTACGAGTACAAGATGACCCACCTCGCGGTCACCGTGATCTCCGTGCTCGGATTCTTCGGCAAGGTCGTGCTCGTGACCTGGTTCCAAGTCTTCTTCCGCTGGACGTTGCCGCGGTTCCGCTACGACCAACTCATGAAGCTCGGCTGGACCAAGCTGTTGCCGCTCGCCATCGCGAACATGATGCTCACTGCGGTGGTGGTTCTCGCGGCACGTAGCGCGGGCCCTGCGGTTGCTTCGTGGCTGAAGATTCTTGCGGACCTTTCGCAAGCGCTCATTGCAGTTCTGACGCTCGCCGGGTTCGTCGCACTGGTGGTCGGCTTGCTCGAGCCTGTCGAGCGCAAGAAGTTCCTCGCGTCGTCGGCAGCGCGGTTTGCCGCTGCGATGGGTGGGGTCAAGGCCGAACCGCGGCAGGCATGA
- a CDS encoding NADH-quinone oxidoreductase subunit I, with amino-acid sequence MIKRTAQTTWTKPAGGPVTGKPIARPNRTAEVQAYFPEFVRGLAVSMRHFFKNTKEMMLGQKPDPVLESLEEGVTTICYPEERRPYPERFRGIHRLTLRDDGSPRCVACLCCSTACPAQCISIEAAEYPPGDSKRGYERYPKTFVIDELRCIFCGFCVEACPCDAIRMDTGIHAVPYDSRDQFIYRKDLLMEFSGRDGSRKSANPRHEPGDPTHPGLSRDHMEH; translated from the coding sequence ATGATCAAACGCACTGCTCAAACCACGTGGACCAAGCCGGCTGGTGGGCCTGTCACGGGCAAACCCATCGCACGACCGAATCGCACGGCCGAAGTCCAAGCGTACTTCCCGGAGTTTGTCCGGGGCTTGGCGGTCTCCATGCGCCACTTCTTCAAAAACACGAAGGAGATGATGCTCGGACAAAAGCCCGATCCGGTGCTCGAATCGCTGGAAGAAGGCGTCACGACGATCTGCTATCCGGAAGAACGACGCCCGTATCCCGAGCGTTTCCGCGGCATCCATCGTTTGACGCTGCGCGATGACGGCTCACCGCGTTGCGTTGCGTGCTTGTGCTGCTCGACGGCATGTCCTGCGCAGTGCATCAGCATCGAGGCGGCCGAGTACCCGCCGGGGGACTCCAAGCGCGGTTACGAGCGGTATCCAAAGACGTTCGTGATCGACGAGCTGCGCTGCATCTTCTGCGGCTTCTGCGTCGAAGCATGCCCATGCGACGCCATCCGCATGGACACGGGCATTCACGCCGTCCCGTACGACTCGCGCGATCAGTTCATCTATCGCAAGGACCTCCTCATGGAGTTCTCGGGTCGCGATGGCAGCCGCAAGTCCGCGAATCCGCGTCACGAGCCGGGCGATCCGACGCATCCGGGTCTTTCGCGCGATCACATGGAACACTGA
- the gatB gene encoding Asp-tRNA(Asn)/Glu-tRNA(Gln) amidotransferase subunit GatB, with the protein MNATGEYESVIGLEVHAQLLTRTKAFCGCATSFGDPPNTHCCPVCLGLPGALPVLNAEVARMASVAGLALGCTIQNKSVFSRKNYFYPDLPKGYQITQYDLPICLDGGLDIDVGGQTKRVRIRRIHIEEDAGKSNHGIGHESVVDLNRAGTPLIEIVSDPDLSSGAEAAEYLKRLREILMFTGVNDGNLEQGSFRCDANVSVRKRGAKELGTRVELKNINSFRFVAEAIDGEARRQINQLERGDRIRQQTRGYNAEKKETYVLRDKESESDYRYFPEPDLPPLVLDDAYITSVRNGLPALPAEKRREWIEKLGLTPYAAGVLTGHPGITKFFDDARALYGDALKLSNFVQSEVLRDATTTGLEARFPVTPFQVAEILRLVDAGTISGKQAKELYAAVVNTDRAPEDVVRERKMAVIGDEAAIESIAKSVLDANPKQVAAYRSGKTALLGFFVGQIMKQTKGSADPAVVNAVLSRLLTA; encoded by the coding sequence ATGAACGCCACAGGCGAATACGAGTCGGTCATCGGGCTCGAGGTTCACGCGCAACTGCTCACGCGCACGAAGGCGTTTTGCGGTTGCGCCACGAGTTTCGGCGACCCTCCCAATACGCATTGTTGTCCGGTTTGTCTGGGCCTTCCAGGCGCGCTTCCCGTTCTGAATGCCGAGGTCGCGCGGATGGCATCCGTCGCGGGTTTGGCGCTCGGGTGCACGATCCAAAACAAAAGCGTATTTTCGCGAAAAAACTATTTTTATCCGGATTTACCAAAAGGGTATCAGATCACCCAATACGACTTGCCGATATGCCTCGACGGGGGGCTCGACATCGACGTTGGCGGACAAACCAAACGCGTCCGTATTCGTCGGATTCATATCGAGGAAGACGCGGGCAAGAGCAATCACGGCATCGGTCATGAATCGGTCGTCGACTTGAATCGAGCGGGCACGCCGCTCATTGAAATCGTAAGCGATCCCGATTTGAGTTCGGGTGCCGAAGCGGCCGAGTATTTGAAGCGACTGCGAGAGATACTGATGTTCACGGGCGTGAACGACGGGAACCTCGAGCAGGGCAGTTTTCGCTGTGATGCGAACGTTTCGGTGCGCAAGCGTGGGGCGAAGGAGCTTGGGACGCGGGTCGAGCTGAAGAACATCAATTCATTTCGGTTCGTGGCCGAAGCGATTGATGGCGAGGCGCGGCGGCAGATCAACCAGCTCGAACGCGGGGATCGAATTCGTCAGCAGACGCGCGGGTACAATGCGGAGAAAAAAGAGACGTACGTTTTGCGCGACAAGGAGAGCGAATCCGATTATCGGTATTTTCCCGAACCGGACTTACCGCCGCTCGTCTTGGATGATGCCTACATAACGAGTGTTCGCAATGGTTTGCCCGCGCTACCTGCAGAAAAGCGGCGCGAATGGATTGAAAAGCTGGGGTTGACGCCGTATGCAGCAGGCGTATTGACGGGTCATCCTGGCATAACGAAATTCTTCGACGACGCGCGGGCGCTTTATGGGGATGCCTTGAAGCTATCGAACTTCGTGCAAAGCGAAGTTTTACGCGACGCAACGACGACGGGGCTCGAAGCGCGATTTCCGGTGACGCCATTTCAAGTGGCGGAGATCTTGCGATTGGTCGATGCCGGGACGATCAGTGGCAAACAGGCGAAGGAGCTTTACGCCGCGGTCGTGAATACGGATCGGGCACCCGAAGACGTGGTGCGCGAGCGTAAAATGGCGGTGATTGGGGACGAGGCTGCCATTGAATCGATTGCGAAATCGGTATTGGACGCGAATCCGAAGCAAGTGGCGGCATATCGGTCGGGGAAAACGGCGCTGCTCGGGTTTTTCGTCGGGCAAATCATGAAGCAGACGAAGGGGAGCGCGGATCCAGCGGTGGTGAATGCGGTGCTTTCGCGATTGCTGACGGCGTGA
- a CDS encoding DUF4140 domain-containing protein, with translation MKTPLDPKIVTVVLALAAHTGCAGNAATTQARPVAPPSATPAVFTLAASVADKSEDPADKGIASRITKVTVYSDRALVTREASVALTTAPTVVHFTKLPGWVDEGSVRAATSSGKIIDVTVERRFLARSTDEGFRKVEFKHNEMLRS, from the coding sequence ATGAAAACGCCCCTCGATCCGAAAATCGTCACCGTCGTCCTCGCACTCGCCGCGCATACAGGATGCGCTGGAAACGCCGCTACCACGCAAGCCAGACCGGTCGCTCCTCCATCCGCAACACCCGCCGTGTTCACGCTCGCGGCCAGCGTCGCAGACAAGTCCGAAGATCCTGCCGACAAAGGCATCGCATCACGCATTACCAAGGTCACGGTGTATTCCGACCGCGCGCTCGTGACCCGCGAAGCCTCGGTGGCGCTCACGACGGCGCCCACGGTCGTCCATTTCACGAAATTGCCTGGTTGGGTCGACGAGGGTTCGGTTCGAGCTGCGACGAGCAGCGGAAAAATCATCGATGTCACCGTGGAGCGCCGATTTTTGGCTCGATCGACGGACGAGGGTTTCCGCAAGGTCGAATTCAAGCACAATGAGATGCTTCGAAGCTGA